Part of the Candidatus Palauibacter soopunensis genome is shown below.
ACGTTGAGAGGTAGTGCCGGTTCACCCGGTCGCGGAGCGCGCTCTCGCCCGCCTGGTTCAGGCCGGTGAACTCAAGGTCCACCCAGCTCCCGTCGGGCAGCACCAGCCGGTGGAACGAGACGGCGAGGCGGGTCTGGTTCCGGTCCTGGACGGCCCGGGCCGTGCCGACGACGCGCGAGCCGCGGGGAACGAGGACCCGCTGGCGGTCGGCCGAATACAGCGGCACCGACACCATGGCGAGCACCGGGCCGGGGAACTCGCCCGACAACTGGTTGACCAGCACCGCCTCGAGGAACGTGCCCTCGTGGACGCGCTCCCAGCCGGGCGGGTCATCCGACTGGACGTTGAAGCTCGGCTCGCTTGTTCCGAGCGCGCGGGTGGACTCCGGGCCGGATGAGGTGCCTCCGCCCGCCAGCCCCGTTTCGAGTTCAGCCTCCAGGGCGGCGAGGGAGTGCCCGAAGGACGCGAGCATTGCGTCGAGCGCGTCCTCGGCCGGCTCGTGATCGGCCGGCTGACCGGATCCGGCTCGCGCCTCATTCGGATCCCGGTAGGTACGCGTGAGGGGAAGCGAGCGGAGCGAGCGCGCCCCGCGTTCGATCTCCTCCAGCCGGAGCGCCTCGCGAAGCTCATGCTCGGCCTGAGTCATCCCCGCCGCCTCGGCTCCGCCACCACCTCGTTCGCGCCCGCTGCTGCGGGCTCCTCCTTCTCCACCGGCTCCGGCCGTCTCGCTCTCGGCGTGGCGCCGCTCCCCGCCACCGCGGTCCTGGTCCGCGTCCGCCTGCTGCTGGTGGCGCTCGGTGTCCGCGCGCATGCGGCTGTCGAACGCCCGGCCCGTGCGGTCGTCCACGGGCTGCGGTTCGCGCGCGGCGGGAGCCGTGGGATCGTCTCCGGGACCCGTGAGCGACGACGAGAACAGCATGCCGGCCACGAGCACGGCGATCAGCCCGATCCCGGCCTTCGTGACGATGCCGCCCGGGAGCGCGCCCTTCGGCTCCTTCATCCACTTCTTCCAGCGGCTCATCGCGCATCCCCCGGCTCAAACCGCCAGCCAGCCCGCTCGTCGCCGATCTGGAGCCAGCCGTCGCCCAGCACATGGCGGGCGACGTAGAGGCCGTCCCCCGTGAGATCGAACGCGACCAGCGCCGGTTCGCCGTCGCGGAGTTCGTAGAGCGCGGGCGCCTCCTGGGCGCCTGAGCGGATGTAGGTGAAGGTCCCGTCGTGCCACATGGCCTCGACGAGGAACGGACGCTTCGCGGCGCCTGAGTCCAGCCGGTACTCGAACGCCAGCTGCTCGGGATAGGACGCGCGGAACGCCTCGATCTCGGCGGCCGCGGCCTCGCGCGCCCTGAGCGCCGCCTCGGCGGCCTCGGCGGCCATCTCGCGGTAGGCTGCGACCTCGCTCCGGGCGACGAACGCCGGTGCGCCGGACATGCCCGCCGCGTCCGCGCCGTCTTCGACGCGGACCACGAGGTGCGGCGGCTCTTCGCCGCTCTCGGAGACGAGGAACGAGTAGATGCGCCCGGACTCGCAGACGAGCGCGATGTTGCTCGCCGCGCCCTCGGCCAGCGGCTTCAGGTACGCCACGTTCGCAGCGCCGGTCAGGTGCCAGTACTCGGAGTCGCCCGCGACGAAGTC
Proteins encoded:
- a CDS encoding TrbI/VirB10 family protein, which translates into the protein MSRWKKWMKEPKGALPGGIVTKAGIGLIAVLVAGMLFSSSLTGPGDDPTAPAAREPQPVDDRTGRAFDSRMRADTERHQQQADADQDRGGGERRHAESETAGAGGEGGARSSGRERGGGGAEAAGMTQAEHELREALRLEEIERGARSLRSLPLTRTYRDPNEARAGSGQPADHEPAEDALDAMLASFGHSLAALEAELETGLAGGGTSSGPESTRALGTSEPSFNVQSDDPPGWERVHEGTFLEAVLVNQLSGEFPGPVLAMVSVPLYSADRQRVLVPRGSRVVGTARAVQDRNQTRLAVSFHRLVLPDGSWVDLEFTGLNQAGESALRDRVNRHYLSTFAAAGAVGALSGLTLAGASPYGLRAGVGQGLGGSATSTLDRYLNRMPEITIRAGHR
- a CDS encoding TrbG/VirB9 family P-type conjugative transfer protein, whose translation is MKATPTSAILLGVVVVLLTLLLTAVPCDAAGQQPSGDSALLRVSAPGEGDAPIPRLRTRVRHTTVIVLPSGERILDFVAGDSEYWHLTGAANVAYLKPLAEGAASNIALVCESGRIYSFLVSESGEEPPHLVVRVEDGADAAGMSGAPAFVARSEVAAYREMAAEAAEAALRAREAAAAEIEAFRASYPEQLAFEYRLDSGAAKRPFLVEAMWHDGTFTYIRSGAQEAPALYELRDGEPALVAFDLTGDGLYVARHVLGDGWLQIGDERAGWRFEPGDAR